In Juglans regia cultivar Chandler chromosome 13, Walnut 2.0, whole genome shotgun sequence, the DNA window ACAGAGtgagaaaaataatacaagGAGAACAGTACGAGTAAAAGCAATTTTTTGAGCTTGAGAAACAACCTGACTGCAATTACAGAGTGACCAAAGAAAGTGTGAGCTTATATTGTCAATAATCTCGGCTTCTTTCTTGTCTCACAATCACTTAAAAAGTTATACCAAGCTGATAGATACAACAAAGTTACACACAGATTAATAAGCATCAAGTAATTCGATGCAAAAATCTTCACCGCAGAAAGAGAGGATGAAAAGAATATTTTAGCTCACAAAAATTGTACTCAAAAGCACCACTCTTTTATACAGTCAAATCAAGCTACTAGAGAACTTAATTGCTTGTGATTCTGATGTGGCTGTGCATAGTGAACTGAATCTTTAACATCCAGGCCTTGTGCACCAACACAGAAATACTGGTTCATCAACCTCTTTTCCAAGGAATTCTGTCTGTAGTTCATTGGTGGCGCTTTACTATTAAATGACACAGCTGAGCACGAGGGTCCAGCAATATCAATACCCTTTTGTTTATAAATTGAACTAGGCGAAGAAGTTGATGATCTTGACTGACTTGAAGGGGAGTCTGCCGGATTACCTAGATGTGGCATTGCCTTAATAACCCCGTGCATAAGCCCCAGGGTGAATTTCTTTTTGGTGGATGGGCTTGGAAGATCACTCCTAAGAGAAAATgttcttttattgtttggaaAGGGGGAAAACTTTGAGTATTTCTGCCGAAGTGGGATTAGACTGTCTTCCAAGTTTCTAGATATACTGAATGATTCTAGAGAACTATCATCTCTTAATTCTCTGCTAGcagattttttctcttttccacgGGGCCAACGAAGTAGGAACTTGAGGCGCTTTGCAGCATTACGTACTGAACCTATATTCTTATTGTCCAAGGAGTTGTTCGAGTCAAACTGACTGAATTCACCAGAGCAAGCACTCAAATCCATGCTCGCCTGATCACAACTGGCATCAGACGCATTCTCAATACCCGTGTACAAGAATATCTCTGCATCGGGGATTCTGAAAGAAGTTCCAGGACTATTCCCAATGCCCTGCATTTTTAAATGGGAAACAAGGGCGCTTCTTGCCTTGTAATACTGGCAATTGAACATCCCTCCAGCAGAAATCAATTGCTTCATTAGAATTTCAGAAGATGCTGATTGTGGCCGTTGCTTGAGAATATCCAGAGGGGTCATTCCATCAGCATCACGGATGTTCAATCCAATTGATGGGACGGTCATGAGGAGTTCAACTAGATTACATTGAATGTTCTCAATAACTGCCACGTGAAGAGCAGTTCTTCCGTTATTGTTCCTGACATTGATGATGTCCTCCATGTTCACAATCTTACCGCATAACAAGTGATTCATGAGCCCAATCTGCCTGTCCAGTCTTCGGAAACCAGGGGTCCGGAAACCAGCCACTGCCATATGAAGAAGAGTATCTCCATAATTGTTTGTCAAGGAGGCTAATGAAGGAGAGGCAAGAATCAGGACCTCTACGACGGGCAAGTAGCCCCTGTATGCAGCAACATGTAGGGCTGTATTCCCTTGATTATCTGTGCAGGTGATAATATCAAAGGATGCTACTAGATCCTTTACTACCTGCGTTAATTTAATCTTCAGTACACCAATGGAGTAGTAGGTTTCATGAGGTCTGAAGGAGTGTGAAACTTGAAGGCTTGACTAGGACAAACAGAAAACCTCtcaagcaattttttttttttagcgtGTGTAAGTCCAAACATGGTTATGGTTATAATTACAGGTATCGCACAAATGAATTTATACAGGTTGGAAGCAGTTAAGCAGCAAAGAGGACACTTtgaggccaaaaggcatgaaaTAAcacaaatacacaaaaaaaaaaatgataaatggcCCTTCTAAGGAGTTGGATGCCCTTCCGCACCATAAAAGTGTAAAGCGTGCTTGGGTAGAAAGTTTGTACAAACAAGGAGATGCTAGTTACAAGTACTAGAAGTCTAAAAGCATTGGAATCCATGAATATAAAGATAGGAAGCCTTACCTCAACCTGCCCTCTGCCAGAGGCTGTATGCAAGATTGTAGATCCCTGAGCATCCTTATAAGCTAAAACATCAGAACAATCAGCAAGAAGCACCCTTAACATATCCATATTCCCTCCTCTAGCCGCAGCATGAACAGCACGGTTCATCATCTCCCACCTAAATTCTGGATCAAGATTACCCAACTGCTCCTCCAATTCACCTCCACTGCTAAGGCAACACCTCGGAGAAAGAGCGAAATCAAGCAATAGTCTGAAAACCTCAGAATTCTTGCTCCTCGCTGCAGCGTAGAATATATCGGTAACACCGTATTCTCCTTCTCCAAACACAAGAAGAGGCTCTCTCTCTAGCAAGTCCTTAACAAAATCCACATCCCCAGCCGAGGCAGCAGTGTACAGAAGCCACCCTCCATAGCCAGCTCTGATGAGAGAGTTATGACCCCTCTTTGTTTCACACTCGAGAAGGAGTCTTCTAGCAACCTCGGAGCGACATTTGGCTACATCGTCGAACTGAGCTTCGTCGTCCCAGACTGTCTCCAGGCGGCGGATTCGACGAAGGGAGGTGAGCTTAATGAGGAGATTGGTGTCAAGGTGGAGAAGCTCCCTGACAAGATCATAGAGACCATTGGCAGCTGCCCAATCGATGGGTGAAGCATACCACCACTGGTCTCCGGTGCTCTCCCACCTAAGAGGGAAGTACGAAGGTGGCATTTTTTACCGGAATTGACCAAGGAAACTAGATTTCAAAGGCAAAAATACGAAAACACTGCTTAGAGCTTATAAAGTGAAGATGAACAGGCAATGAAATTGATACTTTAAGATGGGAAAGTCCTGGAACATCGAAAATGATGAGGAATCCTGGAGGACAAGTAGAATCTATTAAGTAAACAAAGAACACTCGGACTAcctgaaagaaagaaagagcgCAAGATTGATGAAGACAGTTATCTGAAACAGAGAGATAACTAACCGGTGTGATATTGATTTACAAAACTAAAGGAAGCACAATCGATATTGCACCGAAGGACACGAGAATTGAGAGGAAAAAGAGGAAGCAAAGAAAGCCATTATTGCGACGGACGAAGCGAAGCAGgtaatgaaagagaaaaaggggGGGCCTTTGAAAATGTGTGAACATGGTGGCTAGAGTATCTGCGAAagataacaaaaagaaaacgaCCATCTGATCGGTAGATTCTTGGAGGGTCTTTTCGTATGGATGGGAAAAAGGATCGACTGATAGCATAGAAAGATTGAGATTCCTTTGGTCCGTGAGagcccagagagagagagagagagagtctcaTCAGTTAGTAGGGAAATGCAGTGGATCTTGTTGTCTAGTAAAGTAGTTTTAGAATTTCGAGGGAAATTAGCGTGGCGGGGTCGGTTATTTCGTTGAGTGGAAGGGCGTGACTGAAAGTAAAGACCGTCGACCGATTGCTTATGCTACATAGATACATAAGCATTATCCAACgaacaaaatttaataatatattggaACCAGACCAAGTTTTTACAAATACATTTCCAACATTAACACCGTCATGCAACACAAGACTCAAACGAGGACGGTGGGTTGGTTGGTCATAGCCATAGGTGCCTAACTCACCGTCTTTAGGGTTGACCCAACCATATTTTAGTGGATCTATaaaacgttaaaaaaaaaaaaaagctaattatTAAGAGAAAAAGTCCCCAagttttatagatatattaggAGTGTTacgtattaattattattttttatatttataatttttttataagatatgtagatattttttatagaatataaaaatattttttataagatataaaatgtgAATTGTGGATGGAGAGGCAGAAAAAGAGGCATGTGGCTAGTCTTTTTTGCCTTCGCTCTTTGCTCTATCACCATGTATACCGTGTACGTAGGTACCACCATCTTTAATGTCACTTTTATTGCACAATTTGCTCTGACAAATGAATGGTACGTTTCATTTCCTTCCTTCTTCCCATGGCCATAGAAGTTAACGTCTCGCACAATGTAATCATGGGATGGAATTTTGGCCATTAAAAAGTCAATAAGATTAGGCAGTCCATACTTTATATTAGTGTTGTTCTGtagaaaaaataactttatttttcatttatctattaatatgaatttattccaagtaattaaaaaaaaaaggaaaaaaatgggtATGGCCTTTCCAACAACCCACCAAGTAAACTCCTTCTAAGAATAATTATGAGGGGAAAAAAGAGTCCAAGATCCTGCAATTGTCAAATGCCATGTCTCATCTATACCCTAGATAAGAGCCAGCCTATTAATTGATTGCTTTTGCTAGTTGGTAACATCCTGACCTTTCATTTATGTTCTACTATAAAAGGAAGGCCATGATTTTACGGAATTTTATATCCTGAAGTTATTAAAGAACATGAGGGAAGAAAAGATAATGATCCAATTAAGcccatatgtatatattataagttgATGGATATAGATAGACACGTCTTACACATGGAACGGGTACGTCATGTATAGATTACGAGTCACATTGGCAACAACGTATAATAGATGTCGGGCAACTGCGAACTCACTGAGCTCGAACTAGAACAGTTACACCTTtggtaaaaatataataatcatcATAAAGTGGCCCATCATTCACATGCCTGAGTTCATGGtgagaaatttatatatatggacccTGATGGgtaaaaataatcatttgtcACAGCATGATTGGATCGGGGGCTACACGCCCTCTcattttgttcttcttttttctgCTCCAAAGGACAAAGAACATGTGACACTGCTGCTCCAACGTGTAACAAAGAGACAAACAGTAAACAAATATGCAATCATGTCAGCAATGAGATCCAACCTTGTATATGATTGggaatagcattttcctaatGAAACTCGTAGATGCTGTCTCTAAATTGGAAAAATGTCCACAGCCCAAAGCAAAAACACAGCATTTTCCTGAATCCATACACAGGATTGGAGCCACCATTCATCAATAAATTCTGAAATGGGCCGCACCATCATGTAAGATTTTAGAGGTCCATCCATAAGCCGAATTAGAGGTAAATGGGTGAGCTAAACCACGGGCTTCCCTAAAGAGTGGACAATACATCTACAATATGCAATCATGATATGGAATCCTCACACAAGGCTTTGTGAGGTGTGGATTTTTGCAAACACCCAACTAAATGGTTCTCGCTTTTGCTTCCATCATAACTTTCATTATAATTGGCCTCAAGTAGGACTTTCCTCAACAAAGTAGAAgagttctctctctccttaCTGTATGTACACTTTTAAGTCTATTGCCCGCGGAAAATACTTGAGAGATTTATACATCACCATAATATCACAAGTCAATGAGGCAGATAATAAGCTTGACCATGAAATTCTAAAGCATCACTCCTACGACTTGGCCTGACATGCACCAGACAGTTCATAGCCATTGATCTCAAtaacacactttttttttttttttttttgcaatgtacCAACTGAGACAGGCTCTTCAGATATTCATGACGTAAGGGCAGGAGTTAGATCAATCAATCTAAatgtatatttgttttcttaatcTTAAACAGCA includes these proteins:
- the LOC109019470 gene encoding death-associated protein kinase 1-like — its product is MPPSYFPLRWESTGDQWWYASPIDWAAANGLYDLVRELLHLDTNLLIKLTSLRRIRRLETVWDDEAQFDDVAKCRSEVARRLLLECETKRGHNSLIRAGYGGWLLYTAASAGDVDFVKDLLEREPLLVFGEGEYGVTDIFYAAARSKNSEVFRLLLDFALSPRCCLSSGGELEEQLGNLDPEFRWEMMNRAVHAAARGGNMDMLRVLLADCSDVLAYKDAQGSTILHTASGRGQVEVVKDLVASFDIITCTDNQGNTALHVAAYRGYLPVVEVLILASPSLASLTNNYGDTLLHMAVAGFRTPGFRRLDRQIGLMNHLLCGKIVNMEDIINVRNNNGRTALHVAVIENIQCNLVELLMTVPSIGLNIRDADGMTPLDILKQRPQSASSEILMKQLISAGGMFNCQYYKARSALVSHLKMQGIGNSPGTSFRIPDAEIFLYTGIENASDASCDQASMDLSACSGEFSQFDSNNSLDNKNIGSVRNAAKRLKFLLRWPRGKEKKSASRELRDDSSLESFSISRNLEDSLIPLRQKYSKFSPFPNNKRTFSLRSDLPSPSTKKKFTLGLMHGVIKAMPHLGNPADSPSSQSRSSTSSPSSIYKQKGIDIAGPSCSAVSFNSKAPPMNYRQNSLEKRLMNQYFCVGAQGLDVKDSVHYAQPHQNHKQLSSLVA